A region of Oncorhynchus kisutch isolate 150728-3 linkage group LG29, Okis_V2, whole genome shotgun sequence DNA encodes the following proteins:
- the LOC109874209 gene encoding ADP-ribosylation factor-like protein 3 isoform X1, producing the protein MCDALQGLLSILRRLKHSPDQEVRLLLLGLDNAGKTTLLKQLASEDVSHITPTQGFNIKSMQSQGFKLNVWDIGGQRKIRPYWRNYFENTDVLIYVIDSSDRKRFEETGQELAELMEEEKLSMVPLLIFANKQDLMTAAPASELAEGLNLHTIRDRVWQIQACSAITAEGVQDGMTWVCKNIAVRKK; encoded by the exons ATGTGTGATGCACTGCAGGGTTTGCTGTCGATTCTGCGAAGACTGAAGCACTCTCCGGACCAGGAGGTGCGGTTACTGTTGCTAGGGCTGGACAACGCTGGCAAGACCACCCTGCTTAAACAGCTGGCCTCAGAGGATGTCAGCCACATCACCCCTACTCAG GGATTCAACATAAAGAGCATGCAGTCCCAGGGATTTAAGCTAAATGTTTGGGACATTGGAGGCCAGCGCAAGATCCGCCCGTACTGGAGGAACTACTTTGAGAACACAGACGTACTG ATCTATGTGATTGACAGTTCAGACAGGAAACGCTTTGAAGAGACCGGTCAG gagcTAGCTGAGTTGATGGAAGAAGAGAAGTTGAGCATGGTGCCACTGTTGATATTTGCCAACAAGCAGGACCTGATGACTGCGGCTCCTGCATCAGAGCTAGCTGAGGGTCTCAACCTGCACACCATCAGAGACCGGGTATGGCAGATCCAGGCCTGCTCTGCAATTACCGCAGAGGGAGTACAG GATGGCATGACATGGGTGTGCAAGAACATAGCAGTTCGTAAGAAGTGA
- the LOC109874209 gene encoding ADP-ribosylation factor-like protein 3 isoform X2: protein MGLLSILRRLKHSPDQEVRLLLLGLDNAGKTTLLKQLASEDVSHITPTQGFNIKSMQSQGFKLNVWDIGGQRKIRPYWRNYFENTDVLIYVIDSSDRKRFEETGQELAELMEEEKLSMVPLLIFANKQDLMTAAPASELAEGLNLHTIRDRVWQIQACSAITAEGVQDGMTWVCKNIAVRKK, encoded by the exons ATG GGTTTGCTGTCGATTCTGCGAAGACTGAAGCACTCTCCGGACCAGGAGGTGCGGTTACTGTTGCTAGGGCTGGACAACGCTGGCAAGACCACCCTGCTTAAACAGCTGGCCTCAGAGGATGTCAGCCACATCACCCCTACTCAG GGATTCAACATAAAGAGCATGCAGTCCCAGGGATTTAAGCTAAATGTTTGGGACATTGGAGGCCAGCGCAAGATCCGCCCGTACTGGAGGAACTACTTTGAGAACACAGACGTACTG ATCTATGTGATTGACAGTTCAGACAGGAAACGCTTTGAAGAGACCGGTCAG gagcTAGCTGAGTTGATGGAAGAAGAGAAGTTGAGCATGGTGCCACTGTTGATATTTGCCAACAAGCAGGACCTGATGACTGCGGCTCCTGCATCAGAGCTAGCTGAGGGTCTCAACCTGCACACCATCAGAGACCGGGTATGGCAGATCCAGGCCTGCTCTGCAATTACCGCAGAGGGAGTACAG GATGGCATGACATGGGTGTGCAAGAACATAGCAGTTCGTAAGAAGTGA